One genomic segment of Erythrolamprus reginae isolate rEryReg1 chromosome 2, rEryReg1.hap1, whole genome shotgun sequence includes these proteins:
- the LYL1 gene encoding protein lyl-1, with translation MRSQANMMEKLKNSQSPVKPEQPSLSPAVTPNSLPSSDGGGDDVEATEPSTSPTSFSPQTKGSPPAEAPLAALPPNVPVISLGYSKSPTPVEVPTTQLTALHPIPNFLQFSGLPGPPPPSLPLTEVRSPLLAPQYPPHPFLNNIYLGNSGTFGLFPNNRLKRRPSHYEQDITEGLQPQKVARRVFTNSRERWRQQNVNGAFAELRKLIPTHPPDKKLSKNEILRLAMKYINFLVKLLSDQARLAGGETAETNSPCNGTPRTPSPSASIKLEQLTVESMTVLEAGEPR, from the exons ATGAGAAGCCAAGCAAACATGATGGAGAAGCTGAAGAATTCCCAGTCACCCGTTAAGCCTGAGCAGCCAAGCCTTTCGCCAGCTGTTACCCcaaactctcttccttcctcagatGGTGGGGGGGATGATGTAGAGGCCACTGAACCCTCTACCAGCCCCACTTCTTTCTCACCTCAAACAAAGGGGAGCCCtcctgctgaggctccccttgcagCATTACCCCCCAATGTCCCTGTCATCAGTCTGGGCTACAGCAAGTCCCCTACTCCTGTTGAGGTCCCCACAACCCAACTCACTGCCCTACACCCCATTCCTAACTTCTTGCAGTTCTCAGGTCTGCCTGGACCCCCTCCACCATCCCTGCCTCTGACTGAAGTAAGGAGTCCACTTTTAGCCCCACAATATCCGCCTCATCCCTTTCTCAACAA tATCTACCTAGGCAACTCGGGGACATTTGGCCTCTTTCCCAATAACCGCCTCAAGCGGAGACCAAGTCATTATGAGCAAGACATTACTGAAG GTCTTCAACCCCAGAAAGTGGCACGTCGGGTCTTCACTAATAGCCGGGAACGGTGGCGTCAACAGAATGTGAATGGTGCCTTTGCTGAGCTTCGGAAACTCATTCCCACCCATCCACCTGACAAGAAGTTGAGTAAGAATGAGATTCTTCGCTTGGCTATGAAATATATCAATTTCCTGGTCAAGCTACTGAGTGACCAGGCCAGGCTAGCTGGAGGGGAGACTGCTGAAACAAACAGCCCCTGCAATGGCACTCCCAGGACTCCATCACCCTCAGCATCCATAAAACTGGAACAGTTGACCGTTGAGTCAATGACTGTATTGGAAGCAGGAGAACCACGGTGA